One Maribacter cobaltidurans genomic window carries:
- a CDS encoding DeoR/GlpR family DNA-binding transcription regulator: MLKEERQQILLNEVELHNRILLTDIAESLDVSIDTIRRDVKELDAENKLKKVHGGAISLGFTNSNSRNTNIYALDQKVTIAQKAATLLKDGAVIFIDGGTTCLELVRLIPDNLKLTCFTISLPVAMELSHKPNVTVISIGGQISKEAQISIGANAIHNLSEIKVDYSFIGTGYVDAVYGLTEFDWDIVQVKKAVIKAAKKTVLLSISEKLNSQHRYKTCDINTINTMITELDPSDRMLEVFRNHDIRIL, encoded by the coding sequence ATGCTGAAGGAAGAACGCCAACAAATCCTCTTGAACGAAGTAGAATTGCACAATCGGATTCTATTGACGGATATTGCCGAAAGCCTAGATGTATCCATTGATACCATCCGCAGGGATGTGAAGGAATTGGATGCGGAGAACAAGCTTAAAAAGGTACATGGTGGGGCAATCTCCCTTGGCTTTACCAATAGTAACAGCAGAAATACGAACATTTATGCCCTGGACCAAAAAGTAACTATCGCCCAAAAAGCAGCAACCTTGCTTAAGGACGGGGCGGTAATTTTCATAGATGGGGGTACCACCTGTTTGGAACTGGTACGCTTGATTCCAGATAATCTAAAACTGACTTGTTTTACTATCAGTTTGCCCGTGGCTATGGAACTGTCCCACAAACCGAACGTTACGGTAATCTCCATCGGTGGTCAGATTTCCAAGGAAGCACAGATATCTATCGGAGCAAACGCCATCCATAATCTATCTGAAATAAAAGTAGACTATAGCTTTATCGGTACGGGTTATGTGGATGCCGTGTATGGGCTGACCGAATTCGATTGGGACATCGTCCAAGTAAAAAAGGCGGTGATAAAAGCAGCTAAAAAAACCGTTTTACTATCCATTTCGGAAAAACTAAATTCGCAGCATCGGTATAAAACCTGCGATATCAATACCATTAACACCATGATAACGGAATTGGATCCTTCCGATAGGATGTTGGAGGTCTTTAGAAATCACGATATACGCATCTTATAA